A region from the Acyrthosiphon pisum isolate AL4f chromosome A1, pea_aphid_22Mar2018_4r6ur, whole genome shotgun sequence genome encodes:
- the LOC107882715 gene encoding uncharacterized protein LOC107882715 isoform X2, with product MDAESKYELMNDDEKDTIINASFEKFKKFAKDQYNVQELHEIVKEFFKYNANITADSRLKTPKEFCSDLRNQESGFWSNISMLCAKSRKFTNTVHILFYIHRIIT from the exons ATGGATGCAGAGTCCAAATATGAATTAATGAACG ATGATGAGAAAGATACAATAATCAATGCgagttttgaaaaatttaaaaaatttgcgAAAGATCAGTACAACGTGCAAGAATTGCACG aAATCGTAAAGGAATTCTTCAAGTATAATGCAAATATAACAGCAGACA GCAGATTAAAAACACCAAAAGAATTTTGTTCTGACCTCA gGAACCAGGAGTCTGGATTTTGGAGTAATATTTCAATGTTGTGTG ctaAATCACGTAAGTTCACTAATactgtacacattttattttatatacatagaataaTTACATAg
- the LOC107882715 gene encoding uncharacterized protein LOC107882715 isoform X1 produces MDAESKYELMNDDEKDTIINASFEKFKKFAKDQYNVQELHEIVKEFFKYNANITADSRLKTPKEFCSDLRNQESGFWSNISMLCGKTPNLFIVIVLIKLVHITPIMDSTYPYYMYRCM; encoded by the exons ATGGATGCAGAGTCCAAATATGAATTAATGAACG ATGATGAGAAAGATACAATAATCAATGCgagttttgaaaaatttaaaaaatttgcgAAAGATCAGTACAACGTGCAAGAATTGCACG aAATCGTAAAGGAATTCTTCAAGTATAATGCAAATATAACAGCAGACA GCAGATTAAAAACACCAAAAGAATTTTGTTCTGACCTCA gGAACCAGGAGTCTGGATTTTGGAGTAATATTTCAATGTTGTGTGGTAAGACCccaaatttgtttattgttatcgTATTGATTAAATTAGTACACATTACACCCATTATGGATAGTACTtatccatattatatgtatcgatGTATGTAG